Below is a window of Candidatus Bathyarchaeia archaeon DNA.
GTGCCCGAAGAACGGCAAGACTCTGTGCGAAAGTTGCGGGCTTGATGCGGACTACGAAATTATCCCCGGCTCGTTCCTCGAGAGGGCACCATCTCTGTTGGCTATCCCACTGCTCTTCATAGCTAGGGCTCTAAACACCTGCGTCATGAGGCTACCCTACGGGAAGCAAATCATGTTGTACACTCCAGGGGATTTCATCTGTAATGTCATCCCAGCCGCCTTCTTAAGGCGCGTCTGCGGGGATCGTGCTACGTGGGCGGCCCACGTGTTCTTTGTGATACCTCCTCCTTTTTCAAGACAACTCTCCTTCGTCAGGGATGTGATTTCGTTCTTCTTGCAAAGATTGAGCTTTTCCTTGATGAGGCGATACGCCGACCTTGTGATAGTACTGAATTCAACGACTAGGGGCCAACTGATCCGATGTGGCATACCTGAAGAAAAAATCTTCATCTCGAGCGGAGGAGTTGACCTAGCCCAAATTGAAGCCGCGGAAAGTGGAATTGACTCCCCCTACGACGCGTGCTTTGTTGGAAGAATTCATCCTGGGAAAGGTGTGCTCGACCTAGCCGAAATTTGGGAAAAGGTAGTCGCCATCAAAAGCGATGCGAGACTCGCGATCGTCGGTAGCGGCTCGCCGTACTATGTTGACATGTTGGTTGAATCACTTCGTGCTAAAAACATAGCTCGCAACGTGGACATGCTAGGGTTCAGAGCTTCCCCCTTCGGACTGATGAAGTCCAGCAAGATTCTCCTTTATCCAGACCATGAAGCCGGGTACGGTTGGGGATTAGCTGTGTGCGAAGCTCTCGCCTGTGGAATCCCTGTAGTCGCTTACGATCTCCCCGTGTACAGAGAGTTCTTTCAAGAGGGAATGTCTCTGGTCAGATTCAGAAACACTGCCGAATTTGCCAAAGCTACACTTGACGTATTGGACAACGATAGCAAACGAAAAGACCTGGGGCGGAGAGGCAAGGATTTTGTCCGGAAGTATGACTGGAAAGGTGTTTCGGATACCCTCTTATCGGCACTCGAGGAAATTCCCAGGGGAGAGCCAATCGTATCCTAGAAAACATCCTTATTTGGTATGGTACCATTTCGAAAGCGTCTCTGACATAGAGTCGCAGTCTCCTCCCCGAGCTGTCGTCGTCGATCTCGGATGCGGAGAAGGACTCCTGTTAAACATGATGAAGCGCGGGCGCACCCTTATCGGCGTTGATGTTTCAAAAAACTGTCTTCGACAGATCATTGAGAATAGTTCTGCTCAATTCTGCATTATGTCTATGGCAGAAAACGTGCCTTTGCAAGACAATGTCGCGGATGTTGTGGTATCTCACCAAGCGATAGAGCATGTGGCTGACCAACGCAGGGCCATCGCAGAGGCCTCGCGCATCTTAAGGCCTGATGGATTACTGATTGCCTCGACCCCTGTCAAGGGACTTCTTGGTCGTCTCTTTGCAAGATCCCGAAATGCAAGGGGCGAAAGAGTACTTTCACCCGACCATGTGAGCGAATACAAGTCGGAAGCTGAAATCGTCGATTCTTTCGTAAGACAAAGCGGCGGGGCTCTCACGCCTGTGAAGGTCCGGCGGAAAAGTGTGAAAGTGCCGGCCAGTCGAATGATTCCCTGGCTCTATGACAAGGGCTATGTTGGACCAATGCTCCCAGCCTTTCTATACTACTCCGACGTGTATGTCGTCTTTCGAAAGAATGGCTTCGCTAAAACGATAGAAAATGCCCTCAACTCGCAGGAATGAATCCTCGCCGCAAGAGAGTCGTCTAATATGAGGGTTCTTGTTACTGGTGGCTGTGGCCTTCTAGGCTCACATACGTGCGAGTATTTTGCAAACAAGGGCGATGAAGTTGTCGCCTTCGACAATCTTACTGAATACGAGCTTCTGAGGACAGGTTATGATCGAAACTCGGCCCGAAGACACATTGTGGATCTCCTCAATAAGGTCGGTGCAACAATCATCAGGGGCGACATAAGAAACTACGAGGAACTTTCCGCCGCCGCAAAAGGGTCCGATTATGTGGTTCACACTGCTGCGCAACCTGCCATGACCATCAGCATCGAGAATCCTGATCTCGATTTTTCAACCAACGTAGTTGGCACGCTCAACGTTCTGAAAGTCGCCAAGTCGCTTAGCATTCCAGTCGTTTCTTGTTCAAGCATTCACGTGTATGGAAACAAAATCAACAACACACTAAAGGAAACCGAGAAACGATACGTGTCAGACCCCCCTGAGATAGATGAACAGCGTCCTGTTATGCAAGGGACAGTTACGCCGCTGCATGCTTCGAAGAGATCCGGCGAACTGTATTGCCAAGCATTCATAGACAGTTATGGATTACGTGCGGCTGTATTTCGTCTCACAGGAATGTATGGACCCCGCCAATTTGGCGGCGAAGACCACGGCTGGGTTGCGAACTTTACCATCAGAACGATATTGAACAAACCGATAACGGTTTTCGGAACCGGAAAGCAGGTCAGGGACATTGTGTATGTTTCAGACGTCGCAGAAGCGTTCTACGCCTTCTACAAGAGGGGAAAACCTGGGATCTACAACATTGGGGGAGGAAAAAAGTTCAGCGTTTCCCTGCTGGAGTGCCTCGATCTGATCCAGAAGACAACGAAACGAAAGCCTAAGGTCACATTCGGGCCGGAGAGATTGGGCGACCTTCGATACTTTGCCTGCGATATCTCGAAGGCGACAGAACTCCTCGGATGGACGCCAAGGATTTCCCCGGTAGAGGGCATTGAGAAACTTGCTGCTTGGGTCGAGACAAACAAGACCTTATTTGCGAACTGAGCGAAGAATAGCTCTCAAGAACGTGGGCTTGGGCGAGCATCTCCTCTCAGAAAGGTGTCGAGCAACGGCTACTAATCATGCAGCAACATCCTTGGTATCGATAATTATCCCGACGCAAAATTCCTCTCCGACCCTTGGCATCTGTCTTAGGTCAATTCAATCCCAAACCTATCCCCACACAAACATAGTCATCGTCGACGGCAATAGCACCGACACCACAGAAAACATCGCCAAGAGATATGGCGCTCAAGTTATTCGGACCCATCGCTCTCGGTCAGCCGCTCGGAACATTGGCGCATTCGCTGCGCTGGGAGAATACCTCCTATTTCTTGACTCCGATATGGAACTGACTTCCGATGTCATTTCCAACTGTGTAGAGACCACACGCAAACATTGCCTTGATGGAGTCATGATTCCTGAAGTCAGAGTAGGCAAGGGTTTCTGGGCTAAGTGTCGCGCACTAGAACGAGCGACCTATGTCGGCGATCCGCTCATAGAATCCGCGAGATTTTTCCAGAAGAAAGCGATTCTTTCATTGGGAGCATTCGATGAAGATCTCGAAGCCGGCGAGGATTGGGATCTTCAGAGAAGACTGGAAGAATCCCATTGCAAAATAGGAACTATTAGCAATTGCATAAGGCATCATGAAGGCAATCTCACACTAGGCCATCTGGTCTCGAAGCGATACTATTACGGAAAGACCATAATGAAGTATGTCAAGAAGAATTCTTCGCGAGCACGAAGTCAGTTCGTCCCTATCCGGCTTAACTATATCAGAAACTGGAGAATGCTTATCTCAAATCCTCAGTACGCTCTGGGAATGATTCTCATGAGAATGGTTGAAAACATCGCTGTCATGACGGCAATTCTCGCCTCGTCTACATGGGATAAGAGAACATCCCCACCATCGGGTTAGTCTCGAAAGTACGCGTGCGAATGCTGACAAAAGTGAAAGACTACGCGACAGAGCATCACGAACTCGATACACACGACGATCGAATCGTAGAACCTTCGAGAAATTCAACTCGCATGACCATTCGGACCGTTCGTCTCCTTCCGAAGAGGGTTCTCATCATTGGTCATAGGTCCGAGATTTACGGTCCCGTACAGGCTCTAGTAAATTTCTCAGAGAAAAACTTCAGCGAAGTCTCCGTCATACTACACCCACTACCACAATCCAGAATTGACAGCACTACATATAGAACATTCAACGAAGGAAAAGCGACGTACTCCTCAAGCAAGCGAATCTTTGGCCGATCTGAAATGCTATGCTTCATTCAACACGTTTTCTGGGCATTCTTCCTTGTCATCACAAAGACCAACGGTAGGTTCGACTTGTGCGTCGGAATAGACAATTTGAACGCCTTCTGCGCAATCATGCTCCGCAAGTTAGGTCTTGTCAGCGATGTAGTGTTCTATGTAATCGATTATACTCCAAGAAGATTTCGAAACCCAGTGAAAAACGTGTCATATCACTGGCTCGATCAGTTATGCGTGAAGCATGCCGGCCGGGTTTGGAATTTGTCAGACAGAATGGCAGAGGTCAGAATGAGGCAAGGAGTCGATAATGAAAGAAACCTGGTGGTGCCCGTGGGCGTTGAGCTGGAAAAGGTAAAATTCGCACCTGCAAGTGATATCGACCGAAACCGTCTCGTATTTGTAAGCCATCTGACTCGGTCGAAAGGTGGGGAACTTCTAATTTCTGCAATGAAAGATCTTCAAGATAGGGGTATCTACGCCAAATTGGACATAATCGGAACCGGACCTTTTGAACAACATCTGCGAGAGTTGGTTGCAAAAGCGAATCTAGGTGAGAGAATAGAATTTCTGGGTCTGGTTCGCCATGATGAACTCCTACGTTACCTATCGATGTACGGGATCGCTGTCGCTCCATACATGGAGGACCCCGACAGCATCACTTACCTCGCGGACCCAACGAAACCGAAGGAGTATCTAGCCTGCGGTTTGCCGGTAATAATCACTAGGGTCCCATGGATCGCAAAAGAAATTGAGAGAAGAGAGATGGGAATCGCAATCAAATACGATAAACAGGAGTTAGTGGATGCAATCATCCGGCTCTTGCAAGATGAAGAATTCTATCAGAGGTGTCGCACAAATGCTGAGGCATTTTCAGCGAGACTTGGTTGGGATAGCGTTTTCGAATCAGCATTTCACAAGAGCATCTCGAGGATGTTCGCCACAGAACCGAGATAGTACCATTTCTCCAAAAGAACGGTGAGCATTTCGGAGCACGAAAGAGGACAGCAACGGTATTTTGACGCCGAATTCGAGGGCTACTCCAGATATCAACTGGAAAACTGGAGAAGAAGTTTCCTCAATAGAATTTTCACTGCGTTAGGAATAGGAAGCACGCGGAACGAATCATACCTTGACATTGGAGTTGGAGGGTCCGGTTACACAGTTATCGAAGCCACGCGAAAAGGATGTGTGTCGGTCGGCGTAGATATCTCATCAGAAGGAGTTAGAAAGGCTAAGACCTTTGCAAACTCAGAACTCGGGCGAAATGCGAACTTTGATTTCGTGGTTGGTTCGATCGACAATTTACCATTCAAGGACGAAACGTTCGCTAAGATAAGCACCATCGCGGTTCTGGAACATGTACCTGATGACAAAAGAGCAATTTTGGAAATGTCTAGGGTGAGCAAACCCGACGGGGAGGTCTTTATCACCGTTCCGAATGCATACTCAAGAATCTTTCCAATCTTCTGGCTACCTTACTTTTTTTGGGACAAGAGGGTGGGTCATCTTCGACACTACAAAGCGGAGGACTTGATACGGCAGTTTTCGAACTGCCGATTCACTCCTAAAGATATGCGATATTCAGGCCACGCTTACAAGCTAATTCAAATCTTGCTATCGTTTGTTCGCCCCAACATGACCCGCGGAAACTCCAAACTCTGGTGGAAGATGGAAGAGTTGGACCTAAGGAACTCATCGAGGGCGGGAGGACTTCAGCTCAACATAGTCCTGAAGAAAGGGAAAGTCCTGAAATTCCCCCTCGAGATGAATCTTGATCCGGGACCAAGAACTGACCTGAAGAAAACGCACGCAGGATTAATACAGTCAACCAGCTTTGCTCGGCACCCACCGGACAGATGGTGAAAAGATATTGAGGACACAAGTAAGATTCGCGAGAGAGGCTCTGGCTGTTTCATCTTACGTATTGGTTTCTCTTCTCAGCTTGATTCGCATTCTTGTGTCCCCCGGAGTAATCTCCTACTTGTTCGATTGGGATGTCCCACCGTTTACTCAACAGTTCGTGACCGCTCTGAACACTAGAACATACTCATGGAATCCCTACGTAGTCATGGGAACGCCCTATACAGTTGGCAATGACACATTCTACTATTTCTTCCTAAGAGCTCTCGCGCCATTAGGAGGAGCGGACGTCAGTAAGCTTCTGCTCGTGTTTGTGTTCGCACTTTCGGGCTATGGGATGTTTTCCTTGTGCAGACAATTGAAAGTCAGTCCGCTAACTTCATGGGGAAGCGGGCTCCTTTACATGCTGTCTCCGTTCGTCTACCTGGAACTACTTGCTGGACACATTCCCTCTGTGTTCAGCTATGCAATCGCGCCGGTCTACTTGTGCTCTCTGATCAGCGCTCTAAAGGCTCCTCAACTCAAGAGGATACTCCTGAGCGGATTGATCCTAGCGATCGGTTGGACCTACATAGACTTCGTAATTATCTTACCCCTAGTTTCCCTTGCGCTTATCTTGGCCTGGAAAGGCCCTCTGAGAGTCAAATCGAGAGTATTCTTCGGTTCCGGTCTTGAAGCCGTTGGGCTTCATTCTTTCTGGATCTTACCGCTCGTTAACGACCTTTTTTCTGGCAACATAGTTCTAAGAACGCCCGGTGAGGCTTCCCGACTGTTCATCAGGCTCTCTGTTGTCTACGGCAGCAGTTCTCCTTTGATAGACACTTTCCGATTGAAAACCTTCTTTCTATCTGACGACCCCTCATCTTGGCCGGCACTCTGGACAGGCCAAATCGCATGGCTGGCACTCAGCTTTTTGATTCCTCTCCTCGCATTCGCGGCTGTCACGCTTCGTAGAGACAGAATAACGCTTAGCCTATCCATCCTGGCACTAGGTGGCGTAATTCTTTCCTCAGGAGTGACAGTTCTTGGATCTTCCTACGCATGGTTGATTCTGAACGTGCCTTACTTCGACATATTCACAGCTGTCCACCGGTGGTTACCGCTAGCCATTATTCCGTACTCAATTCTTGTGGGTATAACGTTTGATAGAATTGGAGCTCTTGCAGACCCCATATTCAAGTACGTTCCCTCCCGAGCTAGTGCCTCGATTGCAAAGGCAGAACATGGCATTTCGATTTTGTTCAGAGTACGCGGAAGCAGGAGAAAGGGTCTCGGTGTGCTTCTATCTGCAATGATCCTAGTATCAATGGTGGTGGGTTTTGCTGGAAGCTTCTTCATGTTTCCACCAAGGCTTCTCGAGGGCCGTTTGCATACTTACACATTTAACCAAGGTGAGCCTCAGGTCTATCAATTCCTTGCCGGGACCCAAGGAGATTTCAGAATTGCAAATTTTCCTCTGCTTGGGGATCTCGGGCTTTCTGGACAATCCTCTGCTGGCGCGGATCCACTAGGAGTATATCCACCGAAATCCGCGATCGAATTTGGGCAGGGATTTAGCTCGATTAGCGACCCTGCCGCTTACACCCGATTCCTGAGCCTAACATCATACTTGGGCAAGACGAATGACATCGACAAACTCCTCGGCCTTGCGAACGTGAGATACATCGTTTATTATCACAACCGAACTGATGAAATCCAGCGAGCTTTGTATGCTCCGTGGTATCCTGGGCAACAAGATGTCTTGCTGCACAACTTCTTCGCAGCTCAGTCCGGCCTTAAAGTAATCACAGACAATGGAAACATAACCGTTTACGAGAATCAAGCCTACACTCCCCACATTTACGGAGTCAATAACATGGACATTATCACCGGGGATAGATCTGCACTTTTGGCACTTGCCAAGCTCGAGAACTATTCTATTAGTAACAATGCTTTGGTTTTCTCTGGCCAAATTCCATACAGCGATGCGAGAAATACGTTCAATCTTGCTCGAGGAATTGTCGTCGTTGATGGCGATATTATGGATCTGGTGTTGCCATTTCTGCCCAGCGAATACACGATTAATCCCGGGTTTTATTCAACTCAATCAAGTTGGTTGTCGATTGACAACGAATGGTGGGGAAAGTGGAGATTCTCTTCTGCGGAAAACTTCGGGGATGGATTGTTCACTCGGAATCCTAACGATGCAGTCACCATCTCATTTGACGCAAAACAAGACTCGTTGTATGACATCTGGGCGAAGCTCTACTATGATTCATCTTCGTTTTCCACTAGATTCGATATCGACGGCAAAACCCTCTCGCAAGTCGACACGTATCTTCCTTCTGATATGGGATTCCAGTGGATGCAAGTGGGTTCAATTGAACTCGGAAAAGGCAGTCATAACATACTTGTGACGAACGGCAATATCGGCACTACGTCTCTGTTACAGCTACTCGTAGTGCCTCACGATATTCTATCATCCGCTGAGGCGAAGGTGAATCTCTTGACGGAAAACAAAACGTTAACGTTTCTAACGAAACCACTTGCGACCACTGCAGAACTCTTTAATTCAACCCAGTTGTTGAGGAGTATCTACTTCATTCCCGGTGCAGATCGAACAAGCAAACTCTCCTACGACTACTCACTGCCGGACAACTCCTTCCAGCTGAGAGCAACTTTCAACCAAACTGGGTCTGTTAATGAGGCCGTGCTGGGACACATCGACATCGGAACTCCTTACACTTTGGCCGAGATGCAATCCTTGGAGTTGACCTTGCAACTATCAAATCCATCACTGCAGTTCTTCGAGATAAAGTTCAATCTTGACACTACAGGAGGTGGAGTCGCAGACACGGTAATACCTATCCTCCATTCTCCTTCTGACCTCTCCCCTAACCTCGATTCGAGGCTGAGCTTCAATCTAGCTTCTCTCGCGCAGACCTACAGTCTGAATGCAGACAAGACCAGGCTGGTAGGACTTCAAGTTGTGTTTCAAAAGACAGCCGGAAAGGACCTTTCGAGCAACCCTCGAACGGTTACCTTTGCAATAAAAAATCTCAACATCGTCAAGAACAAACAACAGTTTGACTTCAATGCTTCATACGGCAACGCGATAATAGGAAACGCGAGAGCGTCTGTATCAGTTTCCAACTCGGGAGTTTATCAGCTTATGGCAAGAATAAAGGCGAACAGCGACAGCAATGTGACGTTGAGCGAAGACGGAAACTCAATCGTTACCCTGTCAATGGCCCCCACCAAGGAGTACAAATGGGTGAACTTCGGACAATCATACATTTACAGCGGTAAACATGAAGTTGCAATTGACTCGATCGGCTCGACCACGATAGACCTGGTTATGATCGAAAGCTCACCTGCTAATGATGCGAATTTCGCTAACCCAACGCTGACATTCGACAGGATTGACCCGACAAAGTACGTAGTTACTACGAACCAAACAAAATCAATGTTCCTCATCTTCATGGAGAACTATGACCCCTCCTGGTCGATCTCAGTTGCTAACTCATTGCACCTACGCGCCTACGGGTTGTCAAACGTGTATTATGTTTCA
It encodes the following:
- a CDS encoding class I SAM-dependent methyltransferase, yielding MSISEHERGQQRYFDAEFEGYSRYQLENWRRSFLNRIFTALGIGSTRNESYLDIGVGGSGYTVIEATRKGCVSVGVDISSEGVRKAKTFANSELGRNANFDFVVGSIDNLPFKDETFAKISTIAVLEHVPDDKRAILEMSRVSKPDGEVFITVPNAYSRIFPIFWLPYFFWDKRVGHLRHYKAEDLIRQFSNCRFTPKDMRYSGHAYKLIQILLSFVRPNMTRGNSKLWWKMEELDLRNSSRAGGLQLNIVLKKGKVLKFPLEMNLDPGPRTDLKKTHAGLIQSTSFARHPPDRW
- a CDS encoding glycosyltransferase: MVSIIIPTQNSSPTLGICLRSIQSQTYPHTNIVIVDGNSTDTTENIAKRYGAQVIRTHRSRSAARNIGAFAALGEYLLFLDSDMELTSDVISNCVETTRKHCLDGVMIPEVRVGKGFWAKCRALERATYVGDPLIESARFFQKKAILSLGAFDEDLEAGEDWDLQRRLEESHCKIGTISNCIRHHEGNLTLGHLVSKRYYYGKTIMKYVKKNSSRARSQFVPIRLNYIRNWRMLISNPQYALGMILMRMVENIAVMTAILASSTWDKRTSPPSG
- a CDS encoding NAD-dependent epimerase/dehydratase family protein → MRVLVTGGCGLLGSHTCEYFANKGDEVVAFDNLTEYELLRTGYDRNSARRHIVDLLNKVGATIIRGDIRNYEELSAAAKGSDYVVHTAAQPAMTISIENPDLDFSTNVVGTLNVLKVAKSLSIPVVSCSSIHVYGNKINNTLKETEKRYVSDPPEIDEQRPVMQGTVTPLHASKRSGELYCQAFIDSYGLRAAVFRLTGMYGPRQFGGEDHGWVANFTIRTILNKPITVFGTGKQVRDIVYVSDVAEAFYAFYKRGKPGIYNIGGGKKFSVSLLECLDLIQKTTKRKPKVTFGPERLGDLRYFACDISKATELLGWTPRISPVEGIEKLAAWVETNKTLFAN
- a CDS encoding glycosyltransferase; this encodes MLTKVKDYATEHHELDTHDDRIVEPSRNSTRMTIRTVRLLPKRVLIIGHRSEIYGPVQALVNFSEKNFSEVSVILHPLPQSRIDSTTYRTFNEGKATYSSSKRIFGRSEMLCFIQHVFWAFFLVITKTNGRFDLCVGIDNLNAFCAIMLRKLGLVSDVVFYVIDYTPRRFRNPVKNVSYHWLDQLCVKHAGRVWNLSDRMAEVRMRQGVDNERNLVVPVGVELEKVKFAPASDIDRNRLVFVSHLTRSKGGELLISAMKDLQDRGIYAKLDIIGTGPFEQHLRELVAKANLGERIEFLGLVRHDELLRYLSMYGIAVAPYMEDPDSITYLADPTKPKEYLACGLPVIITRVPWIAKEIERREMGIAIKYDKQELVDAIIRLLQDEEFYQRCRTNAEAFSARLGWDSVFESAFHKSISRMFATEPR
- a CDS encoding glycosyltransferase family 4 protein, whose amino-acid sequence is MFRIQVLANHFLSPDILGGGDRVFIELCRNWQRKGVEVSVACPKNGKTLCESCGLDADYEIIPGSFLERAPSLLAIPLLFIARALNTCVMRLPYGKQIMLYTPGDFICNVIPAAFLRRVCGDRATWAAHVFFVIPPPFSRQLSFVRDVISFFLQRLSFSLMRRYADLVIVLNSTTRGQLIRCGIPEEKIFISSGGVDLAQIEAAESGIDSPYDACFVGRIHPGKGVLDLAEIWEKVVAIKSDARLAIVGSGSPYYVDMLVESLRAKNIARNVDMLGFRASPFGLMKSSKILLYPDHEAGYGWGLAVCEALACGIPVVAYDLPVYREFFQEGMSLVRFRNTAEFAKATLDVLDNDSKRKDLGRRGKDFVRKYDWKGVSDTLLSALEEIPRGEPIVS
- a CDS encoding class I SAM-dependent methyltransferase, with the translated sequence MTGKVFRIPSYRHSRKFPGESQSYPRKHPYLVWYHFESVSDIESQSPPRAVVVDLGCGEGLLLNMMKRGRTLIGVDVSKNCLRQIIENSSAQFCIMSMAENVPLQDNVADVVVSHQAIEHVADQRRAIAEASRILRPDGLLIASTPVKGLLGRLFARSRNARGERVLSPDHVSEYKSEAEIVDSFVRQSGGALTPVKVRRKSVKVPASRMIPWLYDKGYVGPMLPAFLYYSDVYVVFRKNGFAKTIENALNSQE